The following are from one region of the Cystobacter fuscus DSM 2262 genome:
- the secG gene encoding preprotein translocase subunit SecG, with protein sequence MLTFVTIVHVLLCVFMIFVILLQPGKDAGMGSALGGGAATSAFGGRGATTFLTKVTGVCAALFFLTSLGLSFVGMRSSVAAGAVAPAAAPAPAGTPGPGPSTTGAPPAGQIPAATPQDTAAPTGAAPAEQQAPGTPGTVEQPRPAETPAPAPAPAQ encoded by the coding sequence ATGCTGACCTTCGTGACGATCGTGCACGTCCTGCTGTGCGTGTTCATGATCTTCGTCATTCTGTTGCAGCCCGGTAAGGACGCGGGCATGGGCTCGGCGCTGGGCGGCGGAGCCGCGACGAGTGCCTTCGGCGGCCGGGGCGCGACGACGTTCCTGACGAAGGTGACGGGCGTCTGCGCGGCGCTGTTCTTCCTCACGTCGCTGGGCCTGTCCTTCGTGGGCATGCGCTCCTCGGTGGCGGCGGGCGCGGTGGCTCCCGCGGCGGCTCCGGCTCCGGCCGGCACCCCCGGGCCGGGCCCCTCGACGACGGGCGCGCCTCCGGCGGGCCAGATTCCGGCGGCCACTCCGCAGGACACGGCGGCCCCCACGGGCGCGGCGCCCGCGGAGCAGCAGGCCCCGGGCACGCCTGGCACGGTGGAGCAGCCGCGCCCGGCCGAGACGCCGGCCCCGGCTCCCGCTCCCGCTCAGTAG
- the tpiA gene encoding triose-phosphate isomerase, producing MAAPSRRKLIAGNWKMNKTLSEALALVRELKGLAAGLPAERVEVAVAPPFVSLSAVAKELEGSALKLAGQNCHWEASGAFTGEVSAPMLKDVGCSYVILGHSERRQYFGETDETVNKRIRAVLAAGMTPIVCVGETLAEREAGRTKDVVEQQVLGALKGYQAAEVANFVLAYEPVWAIGTGRTATSAQAQEVHRALREQLGRLYDVGTAERVRIQYGGSVKPDNAAELLGQPDVDGALVGGASLKAGDFAGILKGALGA from the coding sequence ATGGCCGCACCGTCGCGACGCAAGCTCATCGCTGGCAACTGGAAGATGAACAAGACGCTCTCCGAGGCGCTCGCGCTGGTGCGGGAGTTGAAGGGACTGGCCGCGGGGCTGCCGGCGGAGCGCGTGGAGGTGGCGGTGGCGCCGCCCTTCGTGTCGCTCTCCGCGGTGGCGAAGGAACTGGAGGGCTCGGCGCTGAAGCTGGCCGGCCAGAACTGCCACTGGGAGGCGAGCGGGGCGTTCACCGGCGAGGTGTCCGCGCCGATGCTCAAGGACGTGGGGTGCTCCTACGTCATCCTGGGCCACTCCGAGCGCCGGCAGTACTTCGGCGAGACGGACGAGACGGTGAACAAGCGCATCCGGGCGGTGCTGGCGGCGGGGATGACGCCCATCGTGTGCGTGGGCGAGACGCTGGCGGAGCGCGAGGCGGGCCGCACGAAGGACGTGGTGGAGCAGCAGGTGTTGGGCGCGCTGAAGGGCTACCAGGCGGCCGAGGTGGCGAACTTCGTGCTCGCCTACGAGCCGGTGTGGGCCATTGGCACGGGCCGCACGGCGACGAGCGCCCAGGCGCAGGAGGTGCACCGGGCGCTGCGCGAGCAGCTGGGGCGGCTGTACGACGTGGGGACGGCGGAGCGGGTGCGCATCCAGTACGGCGGGAGCGTGAAGCCGGACAACGCGGCGGAATTGCTGGGCCAGCCGGACGTGGATGGGGCGCTGGTGGGGGGCGCGAGTCTGAAGGCGGGAGACTTCGCGGGCATCCTCAAGGGCGCGCTGGGAGCATAG
- a CDS encoding phosphoglycerate kinase, translating to MTIRYIDDMQLTGKRVFIRVDFNVPLEGRRITDDTRIREALPTIQKALDLGGKVILASHLGRPKGVEPKLSLEPAASRLSELLGGKHEVILADDCVGDGVRKLVKDQKEGQVLMLENLRFHKEEEANDEAFARELASFADVYINDAFGTAHRAHASTAGMVPHVKEKGAGLLMRKELEYLGGAIKNPAKPFVAILGGSKVSDKIKVIESLLPKVDALLVGGAMAYTFLKAQGIEVGKSRVEEDKLSMAMRLLEAAQRLKTSLVLPIDHICSTELGDKGPLREVPDRAIPADLIGLDIGPKTRAMYAEHIRNAKTVVWNGPMGMFEVERYAAGTRSVAEAMVANKNAVTIVGGGDSAAAVNEMGLGVKLSHVSTGGGASLEFLEGRELPGVKALETK from the coding sequence ATGACGATCCGCTACATCGACGACATGCAGCTCACCGGCAAGCGCGTCTTCATCCGGGTGGACTTCAACGTTCCCCTGGAAGGCCGGCGCATCACCGACGACACCCGCATCCGCGAGGCCCTGCCCACCATCCAGAAGGCCCTGGACCTGGGCGGCAAGGTCATCCTCGCCTCGCACCTGGGACGGCCCAAGGGCGTGGAGCCCAAGCTGTCCCTGGAGCCGGCCGCCTCGCGCCTGTCCGAGCTGCTCGGCGGCAAGCACGAGGTCATCCTCGCCGATGACTGCGTGGGCGACGGCGTGCGCAAGCTGGTGAAGGATCAGAAGGAAGGCCAGGTGCTCATGCTCGAGAACCTGCGCTTCCACAAGGAGGAGGAGGCCAACGACGAGGCCTTCGCGCGCGAGCTGGCCTCCTTCGCCGACGTCTACATCAACGACGCCTTCGGCACCGCGCACCGCGCGCACGCCTCCACCGCCGGCATGGTGCCCCACGTGAAGGAGAAGGGCGCCGGCCTGCTCATGCGCAAGGAGCTGGAGTACCTGGGCGGCGCCATCAAGAACCCCGCCAAGCCCTTCGTGGCCATCCTGGGTGGCTCGAAGGTGAGCGACAAGATCAAGGTCATCGAGAGCCTGCTGCCCAAGGTGGACGCGCTGCTGGTCGGCGGCGCCATGGCCTACACCTTCCTCAAGGCGCAGGGCATCGAAGTGGGCAAGAGCCGCGTGGAGGAGGACAAGCTATCCATGGCCATGCGCCTGCTCGAGGCGGCGCAGCGGCTCAAGACGTCGCTCGTGCTGCCCATCGATCACATCTGCAGCACGGAGCTGGGCGACAAGGGCCCGCTGCGCGAGGTGCCCGACCGGGCCATCCCCGCGGACCTCATCGGCCTGGATATCGGCCCGAAGACGCGCGCCATGTACGCCGAGCACATCCGCAACGCCAAGACGGTGGTGTGGAACGGCCCCATGGGCATGTTCGAGGTGGAGCGCTACGCCGCGGGCACGCGCTCGGTGGCCGAGGCCATGGTGGCCAACAAGAACGCGGTGACGATCGTGGGCGGCGGCGACAGCGCCGCGGCCGTCAACGAGATGGGCCTGGGCGTCAAGCTCAGCCACGTGTCCACCGGCGGCGGCGCCTCGCTCGAGTTCCTCGAGGGCCGTGAGCTGCCGGGCGTCAAGGCGCTCGAGACGAAGTAG
- the gap gene encoding type I glyceraldehyde-3-phosphate dehydrogenase, which produces MATKIAINGFGRIGRCVLRAALARKENLEFVAINDLDSPATLAHLFKYDSVHGIFPGTVSATEKAIVIDGKEIAVTAQKDPSALPWKSLGADIVLECTGHFTEREGAIKHVNAGAKKVIISAPAKGQDFTIAYGINHDQYDPAKHQILSNASCTTNCLAPLAKVLTESFGIEKGVMTTIHSYTNDQRILDLPHKDLRRARAAALSMIPSSTGAAKAIGEVLPSLKGKMHGMAVRVPTPNVSLVDLSVVLSKNATVDAINDAFKKAAEGPLKGVLQYNDEQTVSVDYNGNPHSSIFDSTNTMVMGDNLAKVMAWYDNEWGFSNRMVDVAKFLSSKGL; this is translated from the coding sequence ATGGCCACCAAGATTGCCATCAACGGATTCGGTCGTATCGGTCGCTGCGTGCTGCGCGCCGCGCTCGCCCGCAAGGAGAACCTCGAGTTCGTCGCCATCAACGACCTCGACTCTCCGGCCACCCTGGCCCACCTCTTCAAGTACGACTCCGTGCACGGCATCTTCCCGGGCACCGTGTCGGCCACCGAGAAGGCCATCGTCATCGACGGCAAGGAGATCGCCGTCACGGCCCAGAAGGATCCCTCCGCGCTGCCCTGGAAGTCGCTGGGCGCGGACATCGTCCTCGAGTGCACGGGCCACTTCACCGAGCGCGAGGGCGCGATCAAGCACGTGAACGCGGGCGCCAAGAAGGTCATCATCTCCGCTCCGGCCAAGGGCCAGGACTTCACGATCGCCTACGGCATCAACCACGACCAGTACGATCCGGCCAAGCACCAGATCCTCTCCAACGCCTCGTGCACCACCAACTGCCTGGCGCCCTTGGCCAAGGTCCTCACCGAGTCCTTCGGCATCGAGAAGGGCGTGATGACCACCATCCACAGCTACACCAACGACCAGCGCATCCTGGACCTGCCGCACAAGGACCTGCGCCGCGCTCGCGCCGCCGCCCTGTCGATGATCCCCTCGTCCACGGGTGCCGCCAAGGCCATCGGTGAGGTGCTCCCGAGCCTCAAGGGCAAGATGCACGGCATGGCGGTGCGCGTGCCCACCCCGAACGTGTCCCTGGTGGACCTGAGCGTGGTGCTCTCCAAGAACGCCACCGTCGACGCCATCAACGACGCCTTCAAGAAGGCCGCCGAGGGTCCGCTCAAGGGCGTGCTCCAGTACAACGACGAGCAGACCGTGTCCGTCGACTACAACGGCAACCCGCACTCCTCCATCTTCGACTCCACCAACACCATGGTCATGGGCGACAACCTCGCCAAGGTGATGGCCTGGTACGACAACGAGTGGGGCTTCTCCAACCGCATGGTGGACGTGGCCAAGTTCCTGTCCTCCAAGGGCCTGTAA
- a CDS encoding golvesin C-terminal-like domain-containing protein, with the protein MPLPGPRPHETRWSPTEPALVRREQRGSGISALSGVPQTRLRTGALSGKTIYLSPGHGFYRSSPLGRWATQRGNTNDVVEDMVSLETMDQYLLPMLMGAGATVVPVREPDLNPQGVALDNGGVGYSEQGPAELFSSTGPASGWGVPPVPMGNAVLPFQLGDTRLMTAAATATARATWAPRVPADGAYHVYVSYGSDPSRVTDAHYVVRHAGGESHFRVNQRRHGGTWVLLGRFYFRAGAPAESASVVALNDSAEAGTVSLDAVRLGGGTGDIGDAQMGPLARPRSEECARYHVQYSGAPFSVFAPTGTNALSNERNADVTARPRFAAWLHEEGEDAVYVAWHTNASANGSARGTEAYVYGLNPVDGKYEPAKNIVPGSPELAQSLLDELKVDLQREIEPNWRVRNLRSANLGEVNATHNPEIPSVLVEVAYHDNAQDAAWLKEPHFRRVAARAFLHGLIKYFAVRDTPEGQAPVIHLPPEPPSAVAARNAGGGQVEVKWAPPADPDGAVPPQHPATGYRVYQSTDGLAWDEGTDTSATSFSLPLAAGTTRYFRVAAVNEGGESFPSDVVGVSVGATDGAPRVLVVNAFRALDATMARVEELSAYDLGSPRRLFVEAMNDGTALLRHGDALARNAVAFDGATSEAIAAGLLTPVGYPVLDWFSGRGQARSEGPDATEQALLRAFVLGGGHLLLSGSQIASALAVGSAEDVAFLTDILHARPVCGLSAPRVGGLTEGLFPGLAGSLLDDGRRGSFPVGATDVLRPGEGGQPVLGYSGADTAAGILSAPGGQVLFLGVPFEGVVTPERRAYLMGAFLARAGVLTSPPPAPGAEEALPLDLDSGGLSSPGGAFPCTLEQVPGSYGEERGGCGCGAGGGTGSLAGLLLLRLVQRRRTRHLARGER; encoded by the coding sequence GTGCCCTTGCCCGGCCCCCGGCCCCATGAGACCCGCTGGTCGCCCACCGAGCCCGCCCTGGTGCGCCGCGAGCAGCGCGGCTCCGGCATCTCCGCGTTGTCGGGGGTGCCCCAGACGCGCCTGCGCACCGGGGCGCTGTCGGGGAAGACCATCTACCTGAGCCCCGGGCATGGCTTCTACCGCAGCTCGCCCCTGGGCCGGTGGGCCACCCAGCGCGGCAACACGAACGACGTCGTCGAGGACATGGTGTCCCTCGAGACGATGGACCAGTACCTGCTGCCGATGCTGATGGGGGCGGGCGCCACGGTGGTGCCGGTGCGCGAGCCGGACCTGAATCCCCAGGGCGTGGCGCTCGACAACGGCGGGGTGGGGTACTCGGAGCAGGGGCCGGCGGAGCTCTTCTCCAGCACGGGCCCTGCTTCTGGATGGGGCGTGCCGCCGGTGCCCATGGGCAACGCGGTGCTGCCCTTCCAATTGGGAGACACCCGGCTCATGACGGCCGCGGCCACGGCCACGGCGCGGGCCACCTGGGCGCCCCGGGTGCCCGCGGACGGCGCCTACCACGTGTACGTCTCCTATGGCTCGGACCCGAGCCGCGTCACCGACGCGCACTACGTGGTGCGGCACGCGGGCGGCGAGAGCCACTTCCGCGTGAACCAGCGCCGCCACGGGGGCACGTGGGTGCTGCTCGGCCGCTTCTACTTCCGGGCGGGCGCTCCGGCGGAGTCGGCGTCGGTGGTGGCGCTCAACGACTCGGCCGAGGCGGGCACCGTGTCGCTGGACGCCGTGCGCCTGGGCGGCGGCACGGGCGATATTGGAGATGCGCAGATGGGTCCACTCGCGCGTCCGCGCTCCGAGGAGTGCGCGCGCTACCACGTCCAGTATAGCGGCGCACCGTTCTCGGTGTTCGCGCCCACGGGGACCAACGCGCTCTCCAACGAGCGCAACGCCGACGTCACCGCCCGCCCGCGCTTCGCGGCCTGGCTGCACGAGGAGGGCGAGGACGCTGTGTACGTCGCCTGGCACACCAATGCCTCGGCGAATGGATCCGCTCGGGGCACGGAGGCCTACGTCTATGGACTCAATCCCGTGGACGGCAAATACGAGCCAGCGAAGAACATCGTCCCCGGCAGTCCGGAGCTCGCGCAGAGCCTGCTGGACGAACTCAAGGTGGACCTGCAGCGGGAGATCGAGCCGAACTGGCGGGTGCGCAACCTGCGCTCGGCCAACCTGGGCGAGGTGAACGCGACCCACAATCCGGAGATCCCCTCCGTGCTGGTGGAGGTGGCCTACCATGACAACGCCCAGGACGCCGCGTGGCTCAAGGAGCCGCACTTCCGGCGCGTCGCCGCGCGGGCCTTCCTCCATGGCCTCATCAAGTACTTCGCCGTCCGGGATACCCCGGAGGGCCAGGCTCCCGTCATCCACCTGCCCCCCGAACCGCCCTCGGCGGTGGCGGCCCGCAACGCGGGAGGCGGCCAGGTCGAGGTGAAGTGGGCGCCGCCCGCGGATCCGGATGGCGCCGTGCCCCCGCAACATCCGGCCACGGGCTACCGCGTCTACCAGAGCACGGATGGGCTGGCCTGGGACGAGGGTACGGACACCTCCGCCACGTCCTTCTCCCTGCCGCTCGCGGCGGGCACGACGCGCTACTTCCGGGTGGCGGCCGTCAACGAGGGCGGCGAGTCCTTCCCCTCGGACGTGGTGGGCGTGAGCGTGGGCGCGACGGACGGGGCGCCGCGCGTGCTCGTGGTCAACGCCTTCCGGGCCCTGGACGCGACGATGGCGCGCGTCGAGGAGCTCTCGGCGTACGATCTGGGCTCGCCCCGGCGCCTCTTCGTGGAGGCGATGAACGACGGGACGGCCCTGCTCCGCCACGGGGACGCGCTGGCGCGCAACGCCGTGGCCTTCGACGGCGCGACGAGCGAGGCGATCGCCGCGGGCCTCCTCACCCCCGTGGGCTACCCGGTGCTGGATTGGTTCTCCGGGCGGGGACAGGCCCGGAGCGAGGGTCCCGACGCCACCGAACAGGCCCTGCTGCGCGCTTTCGTGCTCGGGGGCGGGCACCTGCTGCTGTCGGGCAGTCAGATCGCCTCCGCGCTCGCGGTGGGAAGCGCCGAGGACGTCGCCTTCCTGACGGACATCCTGCACGCCCGGCCAGTGTGTGGTCTGTCGGCGCCGCGGGTGGGGGGGCTCACGGAGGGCCTCTTCCCGGGCCTGGCGGGCTCCCTGTTGGATGACGGGCGGCGGGGCTCCTTCCCGGTGGGCGCGACGGACGTGCTCCGGCCGGGGGAGGGGGGCCAGCCGGTGCTGGGCTATTCCGGAGCGGACACGGCGGCGGGAATCCTCTCCGCGCCGGGGGGACAGGTGCTCTTCCTGGGCGTGCCCTTCGAGGGCGTCGTCACGCCCGAGCGCCGCGCGTACCTGATGGGGGCCTTCCTGGCCCGGGCGGGGGTGCTGACGTCGCCGCCCCCGGCGCCCGGGGCGGAGGAGGCCCTTCCCCTGGACCTGGACTCGGGCGGCTTGAGCTCCCCGGGGGGCGCATTCCCGTGCACCCTCGAGCAGGTCCCCGGCTCCTACGGCGAGGAGCGGGGCGGCTGCGGCTGCGGGGCGGGGGGGGGAACGGGTTCCCTGGCGGGACTGTTGCTGTTGCGTCTTGTGCAACGCCGGCGGACACGTCATTTGGCTCGCGGAGAGCGTTGA